A stretch of Sphingorhabdus sp. YGSMI21 DNA encodes these proteins:
- a CDS encoding O-antigen ligase family protein, producing MNDKKINGAKHNRDIMDRAPLVVLGVFVAAVCLLGGSARGDAAQLVFLRPICCLFVGYGIYRLGSQKVKGLVPLYAGLGIMGGLMIIQMIPLPYAIWSELPGREVVVNLDAAGGLTGLWRSISLSQSRTGNSLASLIVPLAAVLLFHIYPNQRKKDLLAVIIIIAVGNAMLGILQLLGPSGGALYFYEFTNPSDAVGFFANRNHSSVFSGLSLLLISYFYAQRWHVFRFSGAYTNIFLATVYIVIFLSILINGSRAGLLCCGIALFVGLILFNLNPLGTVRYKGRRVKKISSIVGSIAIIMFSATLILLFFVSDRLPAFSRLIESDPMSDLRTEAMPTLFEMIGSYWPVGSGFGTFDKVYFIHERNELLMPSYFNQAHNDWLQILIEGGAPVALLVVVGIAWYIINVFKLFFATSNNASHLFVGFGTMAILGIASFVDYPLRTPIFSAVTIWIVAFLFTARHNLASFGVSPQT from the coding sequence ATGAATGATAAGAAAATCAACGGCGCAAAGCACAATCGCGATATTATGGACCGCGCCCCGTTGGTTGTGCTTGGCGTATTTGTAGCTGCTGTTTGCCTTTTGGGGGGCAGCGCACGCGGTGATGCGGCGCAACTGGTTTTCTTAAGGCCGATCTGTTGCTTGTTTGTCGGTTACGGAATTTACCGTTTAGGATCGCAAAAAGTTAAAGGGCTTGTGCCGCTATACGCGGGCCTTGGAATCATGGGTGGATTGATGATCATCCAAATGATCCCGCTGCCATATGCAATATGGTCCGAACTTCCGGGCCGTGAGGTGGTTGTAAATCTTGACGCTGCCGGCGGCCTCACAGGATTGTGGCGATCTATTTCGTTATCTCAGTCTAGAACTGGCAATTCTTTGGCTAGCCTGATAGTCCCGTTGGCGGCTGTTTTGCTATTCCATATATATCCTAACCAACGCAAAAAAGACCTCCTTGCGGTGATAATTATCATCGCGGTCGGCAATGCAATGCTTGGTATTTTACAGCTACTTGGGCCTAGCGGCGGAGCTCTCTATTTTTATGAGTTCACAAATCCATCAGATGCGGTTGGTTTTTTCGCGAACCGAAATCACTCGAGCGTGTTTTCAGGTTTGTCGTTGCTGCTCATCAGCTATTTTTATGCGCAAAGATGGCATGTCTTCCGGTTCTCTGGAGCATATACCAATATATTTTTGGCAACGGTTTATATCGTCATATTCCTGTCTATCCTTATAAACGGATCGCGAGCCGGACTTCTTTGCTGCGGAATAGCTCTCTTTGTTGGATTGATACTTTTTAACCTCAATCCCCTCGGAACTGTGCGCTATAAAGGAAGGCGAGTGAAAAAAATTAGCTCTATCGTCGGCTCGATTGCTATTATTATGTTTAGCGCTACTCTGATATTGCTGTTTTTTGTATCGGACCGGCTACCTGCTTTCAGCCGCCTTATCGAGAGCGATCCTATGTCGGATCTACGGACAGAGGCGATGCCGACCCTTTTTGAAATGATTGGATCCTATTGGCCTGTTGGATCTGGATTTGGTACCTTCGATAAGGTCTATTTTATTCACGAACGAAACGAATTGCTGATGCCTAGTTATTTCAATCAGGCACATAATGACTGGCTTCAAATTCTTATCGAAGGGGGCGCTCCGGTCGCCTTGTTGGTTGTTGTTGGCATCGCTTGGTACATCATCAATGTTTTCAAGCTTTTTTTTGCGACGTCAAATAACGCGAGCCATTTGTTTGTCGGGTTCGGGACTATGGCTATTCTCGGCATTGCCAGTTTTGTGGATTACCCTCTGAGAACGCCAATATTCAGCGCTGTCACTATCTGGATCGTGGCTTTCCTGTTTACCGCCCGGCACAATCTGGCATCATTCGGCGTTAGCCCGCAAACATAG
- a CDS encoding Crp/Fnr family transcriptional regulator has protein sequence MMTTSDRIAALAAFFSCSPEEAAKVDAATRLVHYRHKDILAHQGDLGAKLWIVLEGRAQLQIIGMDGQTKLLAAHGPGELFGAFPHERIVISDIVVQNRLSVLEIPTAKMTALLREEARIGSGLSRILGRQYNAVLDRMAARITLTANGRVYAELLHEAGEEGEITPPPVIAALALSAQTTRETGSRAINALERRGIIRRDEERLEILSRGLLEELVV, from the coding sequence ATGATGACCACCAGCGACCGTATCGCCGCCCTTGCCGCGTTTTTTTCCTGTTCGCCGGAAGAAGCCGCGAAGGTCGATGCGGCGACCCGGCTGGTCCATTATCGCCACAAGGACATTCTGGCCCATCAGGGCGATCTCGGGGCCAAGCTGTGGATCGTGCTCGAAGGCCGGGCGCAGCTGCAGATCATTGGCATGGATGGCCAGACCAAATTGCTCGCTGCCCACGGCCCTGGTGAATTATTCGGCGCCTTCCCGCATGAGCGGATCGTGATTTCCGATATCGTGGTGCAGAACCGGCTCTCGGTCCTCGAAATCCCCACCGCAAAAATGACCGCCCTGTTGCGCGAGGAAGCCCGTATCGGCAGCGGCCTGTCAAGAATATTGGGGCGGCAATATAATGCGGTGCTCGACCGGATGGCAGCGCGCATAACCCTGACCGCCAATGGCCGCGTCTATGCCGAATTGCTGCACGAAGCCGGGGAGGAAGGTGAAATAACACCGCCGCCGGTGATCGCGGCGCTGGCCTTGTCCGCCCAGACCACGCGCGAAACCGGATCGCGGGCGATCAACGCGCTGGAACGGCGCGGGATCATCCGGCGCGACGAGGAGCGGCTGGAAATCCTGTCGCGCGGGCTGCTCGAGGAACTGGTGGTCTGA
- a CDS encoding VanZ family protein, which translates to MFSNLLPLHRVVRLLFWAAAAFALLMASLPQVVALPGDPNDKLLHILAFAVLALLAAFAYPRTRLLIILAGLSSFGALIEFVQLIPTLNREADWIDWAADTLAAAAVLGCVFLLRRLR; encoded by the coding sequence ATGTTTTCCAACCTGCTTCCGCTGCATCGCGTTGTGCGGCTCCTGTTCTGGGCCGCCGCTGCATTTGCGCTGCTCATGGCTAGCCTGCCGCAGGTAGTCGCCTTGCCTGGCGACCCCAACGACAAGCTGCTGCATATTCTAGCTTTTGCAGTCCTCGCGCTACTCGCGGCATTTGCCTACCCGCGCACCAGGTTGCTCATTATTCTGGCCGGCTTGAGCAGTTTTGGCGCCTTGATCGAATTCGTCCAGTTGATCCCTACGCTTAACCGAGAAGCTGACTGGATCGACTGGGCCGCCGACACGCTTGCAGCCGCCGCCGTGCTTGGCTGTGTCTTTCTGCTGCGCCGTCTGCGTTGA
- a CDS encoding toll/interleukin-1 receptor domain-containing protein: MGDAGKSDPQPVRFRAFVSYSHADAAIAQKLHRKIETYRLPQHLRDRESEDADNGRLGRIFRDREDLPATEDLSESVKQALAGSEALIIICSPDARGSKWVAREIELFRALHPGRPVLAALVRGEPEESFPPPLLDGAEPLAADLRKEGDGWRLGFLKIVAGIAGVPLDALVQRDASRRIRRVMAVTGGALVAVLAMIGMTIFALQSRNEAQHQQAEAEGLVEFMLTDLRTELKGVGRLDVMTKVNERAMDYYEDQGDLSDLPAESLERRARILHAMGEDDEKRGDLDKALAKFTEAHRVTEALLARDPENPDRIFGHAQSEYWVGYIAYLQKDWETTERYWTEYKSLARLLSKHDNKLPKWLRELGYAEGNLCTLSLDRTDRSKIDYEACSSALAEMQAVRDILPDDNRAILDVANRHAWFGEALNKKGDKHGSLKQYNAQHDLLTKLREMEPNNFEVTDELIRAKISLTKGLKTLRRFDEATVIKKESMSLARELLKQDPGNRRWQLLFSHVEALDTERKK, from the coding sequence TTGGGAGATGCAGGGAAATCTGATCCGCAACCGGTGCGTTTTCGCGCCTTTGTCAGCTACAGCCATGCCGATGCCGCGATCGCGCAAAAGCTCCACCGGAAAATCGAGACATACCGCCTGCCGCAGCATTTGCGGGACCGCGAGAGTGAAGATGCGGACAATGGCCGTCTCGGTAGGATTTTCCGCGACCGTGAGGACCTGCCGGCGACCGAGGATCTTTCGGAATCGGTGAAGCAGGCGCTGGCGGGGTCCGAGGCGCTGATCATCATCTGCTCGCCCGATGCCAGGGGCTCGAAATGGGTCGCCCGCGAAATCGAACTGTTCCGGGCGCTGCACCCCGGCCGGCCGGTGCTGGCGGCACTGGTACGGGGTGAACCGGAGGAGTCTTTCCCTCCGCCCTTGCTGGACGGCGCCGAACCGCTGGCGGCGGACTTGCGCAAGGAAGGTGACGGCTGGCGGCTGGGCTTTCTGAAGATCGTCGCGGGCATCGCCGGTGTCCCGCTCGACGCGCTGGTCCAGCGCGATGCCTCCCGCCGCATCCGCCGCGTGATGGCGGTCACGGGTGGTGCGCTGGTGGCGGTGCTAGCGATGATCGGGATGACGATATTCGCACTCCAGTCGCGCAACGAGGCGCAGCATCAGCAGGCCGAAGCCGAGGGGCTGGTCGAATTTATGCTGACCGATCTGCGCACCGAGCTGAAGGGTGTCGGCCGGCTCGACGTGATGACCAAGGTCAACGAACGGGCGATGGACTATTATGAGGACCAGGGCGACCTGTCCGACCTGCCCGCCGAGAGTCTGGAACGCCGCGCCCGGATATTGCACGCGATGGGCGAGGATGACGAAAAGCGCGGCGATCTCGACAAGGCGCTGGCGAAATTCACCGAGGCGCATCGGGTGACGGAGGCGTTGCTGGCGCGAGATCCGGAGAACCCGGACCGGATTTTCGGGCATGCGCAGAGTGAATATTGGGTTGGGTATATTGCTTATTTGCAGAAGGATTGGGAGACGACGGAGAGATATTGGACTGAGTATAAATCACTTGCAAGATTACTGTCCAAGCATGACAATAAGTTGCCTAAATGGCTTCGTGAATTGGGCTATGCAGAAGGTAATCTTTGTACTTTGTCGCTGGACAGAACTGATCGTTCAAAAATTGATTATGAAGCTTGTTCATCAGCTCTTGCCGAGATGCAAGCTGTTCGAGATATTTTGCCGGACGACAATAGAGCGATCTTGGATGTTGCGAATCGTCATGCTTGGTTTGGAGAGGCGTTGAACAAGAAAGGCGACAAACACGGTTCTTTAAAGCAGTACAATGCCCAGCATGATCTTCTTACGAAATTAAGAGAGATGGAACCTAACAACTTCGAAGTCACGGACGAGCTGATCCGAGCAAAAATATCTTTGACCAAAGGACTAAAGACTCTTCGGAGATTCGATGAAGCGACTGTGATCAAAAAAGAATCGATGTCTCTTGCGAGAGAACTGTTGAAGCAAGACCCCGGCAACCGTCGATGGCAGTTGCTGTTCTCCCACGTTGAGGCATTAGATACCGAAAGGAAAAAATAA
- a CDS encoding polysaccharide biosynthesis/export family protein, translating to MKIQLKQLFILAVSGALLSACATSPIGSSRDIELTTLEELPANNVGTPYSVRPLETLEIAVFGSELLTGTYLPDEQGRLNFPLIGLVDTDGLTPSGVEDVIEDKLRGKYILNPQVTVRPTKLPELTVSIGGEVKKPGTYMSSNSQTLLRAVYNAGGLSDYAKSQEVLISRTVGGQKYIGAYNLQAIERGNYPDPAIYPNDVISVGDSPSKRFLQAILAYIPLLSTTAIMIDRVGR from the coding sequence ATGAAAATCCAATTGAAACAATTGTTCATTTTGGCGGTATCGGGGGCTCTGTTGAGCGCTTGCGCAACCTCACCAATCGGTTCGTCGAGGGACATCGAACTGACGACATTGGAGGAGCTTCCTGCGAACAATGTCGGGACGCCCTATTCCGTCCGACCGCTTGAAACTCTGGAGATTGCCGTTTTCGGTTCGGAACTGCTGACCGGCACCTATCTTCCGGATGAACAAGGACGGCTGAATTTCCCTCTGATCGGTCTTGTCGATACGGATGGCCTGACGCCCTCCGGTGTCGAAGATGTGATCGAGGACAAGTTGCGCGGTAAATATATTCTCAACCCGCAGGTTACCGTTCGCCCGACCAAATTGCCGGAGCTGACCGTTTCGATCGGGGGAGAGGTGAAGAAACCGGGAACCTATATGTCCTCCAATTCGCAAACCCTGCTCCGTGCCGTCTACAACGCGGGTGGCTTGTCAGATTATGCAAAATCCCAAGAGGTCCTAATATCACGTACCGTAGGAGGCCAGAAATATATCGGCGCCTACAATCTCCAGGCGATCGAGCGTGGGAATTATCCGGATCCCGCCATCTATCCAAATGACGTTATTTCCGTCGGTGATTCCCCTTCAAAACGCTTCCTCCAGGCTATTCTGGCGTATATCCCCCTTCTTTCTACGACTGCGATCATGATCGACAGAGTAGGGCGATAG
- a CDS encoding polysaccharide biosynthesis tyrosine autokinase has product MNNQQARSLGGDNDEFEAANSDFLSIHDLERFWQQAINLRYVILGIIVLSLVVGLIVTLLHTPLYRSTARIEISQIESDATNIGDVQLQNIAGDRLYFATQYELLQSRSLADRVVSAGNLNRDENFQNTFGLAEKGVSDSTIANILLANVSVDPIPNSNLVDIKFSSPDPRLSAEIANLWAQEFLGTNFDKRFGSNVEAQKFLADQISEMREKLQLSEQELIDYANANEIVNITPIATEEGSTGGGQTLASSILSALSGDLARATAARIEAESALRANAVAANSTSASAVLKSRLSEVQAKLASLKSQFGPSYPQIVALAAEEASLRSSMQAASNDISVELQANLRKALLQEQALQREFDRAKSGYLGQQGQGVRYGILKREVDTNRQLYDALLQRYKEIGVVGAGKNNMSLVDKAEVPKQPYEPSLSRNLLLAFLFGALGSGGLVFLRETLDQSIRNPADVKRVLDLPVLGLIPLIPADDIQAELGDKKSELNEAYQATRTNLTFLTDNGAPATLMFTSTRPDEGKTLTTIAVAESLGHLGKRVLYIDADLRNSGLHEVFNTVPNRGGGLSGFLAGSDDYQQSIVSLESHPFDILPGGRKPPNPAELLAGPRMQSLLEKLRATYDHILIDSPPVLGLADALEIAAVVDGVVFVIEANSGKIRTIQQALGRLETSGARIFGAVVTKLDDRNLSYGYGYGYGYGHSYGDNHDS; this is encoded by the coding sequence ATGAACAATCAGCAAGCAAGATCATTAGGTGGCGACAATGATGAGTTTGAGGCGGCAAATTCCGATTTCTTAAGCATCCATGATTTGGAGCGTTTTTGGCAGCAAGCCATAAACCTGCGATACGTGATTCTGGGCATTATAGTTTTGTCACTCGTCGTCGGACTGATCGTGACGCTTCTGCACACGCCCCTTTATAGGTCAACTGCTCGAATTGAAATCAGCCAGATTGAGTCTGACGCGACCAATATTGGTGATGTACAATTGCAAAATATCGCAGGAGACCGGCTGTATTTTGCAACACAATACGAACTTCTTCAATCCCGAAGTCTTGCCGATCGGGTAGTCAGTGCCGGCAATCTGAATCGAGACGAGAATTTTCAAAATACGTTTGGCTTGGCCGAAAAAGGGGTCTCGGACAGTACGATAGCCAATATTTTACTTGCGAATGTTAGCGTTGATCCAATACCGAATTCGAACTTGGTCGATATCAAATTTTCCAGCCCGGATCCAAGGTTGTCTGCCGAAATCGCAAATCTCTGGGCGCAGGAGTTTTTGGGTACAAATTTTGACAAAAGATTTGGATCCAACGTCGAGGCACAAAAATTCTTGGCAGACCAAATTTCAGAAATGCGGGAAAAGTTGCAACTTTCCGAACAGGAATTGATCGACTATGCCAATGCAAACGAGATTGTAAATATCACTCCGATAGCAACCGAAGAAGGATCGACTGGCGGCGGCCAAACCTTGGCTTCATCTATACTATCGGCGTTGAGCGGAGACTTGGCCCGTGCTACAGCAGCCCGGATCGAAGCGGAGAGCGCGTTACGGGCCAATGCGGTGGCAGCTAACTCGACTAGTGCATCTGCTGTTTTGAAATCTCGTTTATCCGAGGTGCAGGCTAAGCTTGCTAGTCTCAAGTCTCAATTTGGTCCATCTTATCCTCAAATCGTTGCACTAGCTGCAGAGGAGGCATCGCTACGGTCTTCTATGCAGGCTGCTTCGAATGACATTTCAGTGGAACTTCAGGCGAATTTGCGGAAGGCGCTACTACAAGAGCAAGCGCTCCAAAGAGAATTTGATCGCGCTAAGTCGGGGTATCTGGGCCAGCAAGGACAGGGCGTTCGATACGGAATATTAAAACGTGAAGTCGATACAAACCGTCAACTTTATGATGCACTGCTGCAGCGATATAAAGAGATAGGTGTCGTTGGCGCAGGCAAAAACAATATGAGTTTGGTCGACAAGGCTGAAGTTCCCAAGCAGCCGTATGAACCGTCACTATCCCGAAACTTGCTGTTGGCGTTTTTATTCGGCGCACTGGGCAGCGGCGGACTGGTGTTCTTGCGCGAAACCTTGGATCAAAGCATTCGAAACCCAGCCGATGTAAAACGGGTCCTTGATCTCCCTGTTTTGGGCTTGATTCCATTAATTCCTGCTGATGATATTCAGGCAGAATTGGGTGACAAGAAATCTGAATTGAACGAAGCTTATCAGGCGACCAGAACCAACCTGACATTTCTTACGGATAACGGGGCTCCCGCCACGCTTATGTTCACAAGCACGCGGCCGGATGAAGGAAAGACGCTTACCACCATCGCTGTCGCCGAAAGTCTTGGACACTTGGGCAAGCGGGTGCTGTATATAGATGCCGATTTGCGTAATTCAGGCTTGCACGAAGTTTTTAATACTGTGCCCAATCGAGGTGGAGGGTTGAGCGGGTTTTTGGCCGGTAGCGACGACTATCAGCAAAGCATTGTATCATTGGAATCGCATCCATTCGATATTCTCCCGGGTGGACGAAAGCCGCCTAACCCTGCTGAACTGCTGGCTGGACCGCGCATGCAATCGCTGCTCGAGAAGCTTCGCGCTACATACGATCATATTCTCATCGACAGTCCGCCTGTGCTGGGACTAGCCGATGCGCTTGAAATTGCTGCCGTAGTTGATGGTGTCGTCTTTGTAATCGAGGCCAACAGCGGAAAAATCCGTACGATTCAACAAGCGCTTGGCAGGCTTGAAACAAGCGGCGCTCGCATATTCGGTGCTGTTGTTACCAAGCTCGATGACCGTAATCTGAGCTATGGCTATGGCTATGGCTATGGCTATGGCCATAGCTATGGTGACAACCACGATAGTTGA
- a CDS encoding MraY family glycosyltransferase: protein MTLNIAVMVIVSFLLTVALISTGGGLAKKLGLMDVPGGRKKHMQPTPLMGGLTVILIILPLMIGYSLFFPSYFQSAILAIATVGGLIAALAIVDDRVHISPIIRLAISALFFGVAMSLVPGLQIGAITWDGGAGYISLGRYTIILTVLALIALINAINMADGKNGLVTGLCFGFSLILLVSARSDLAPILAILVGATSALFVFNLNGKIFLGDGGSYGLAAFVGMFAIYIYQRSDILMSADQVGLMFMIPVGDMARLMIARIRAGVSPMKPDRNHLHHLLQERIGWRNGLFTYWGMVFLPTIIAFTLPSSSWAMILLSFVCYCLVLAYCKRDRKDVFPVA, encoded by the coding sequence ATGACGTTAAATATTGCGGTGATGGTAATTGTTTCCTTCTTGTTGACCGTAGCGCTGATATCAACGGGTGGCGGCCTTGCGAAGAAATTGGGCTTGATGGATGTGCCGGGTGGTCGCAAAAAACACATGCAGCCTACTCCGCTGATGGGGGGGCTGACCGTTATTTTGATTATCTTGCCCTTGATGATCGGTTACTCCCTATTCTTTCCCAGCTATTTTCAGAGTGCCATTTTGGCGATTGCTACCGTGGGAGGCCTGATTGCAGCTCTCGCGATCGTTGATGATCGAGTCCATATATCGCCCATAATCCGTTTGGCTATTTCCGCCCTGTTCTTTGGTGTTGCGATGTCATTGGTTCCAGGCTTGCAAATTGGCGCTATCACCTGGGACGGAGGAGCCGGATACATATCGCTGGGGCGATATACCATCATATTGACTGTCTTGGCGCTGATCGCGTTGATAAACGCGATAAATATGGCTGACGGCAAAAATGGCTTGGTCACTGGCCTCTGCTTCGGCTTTTCGCTCATCTTGCTTGTAAGTGCGCGATCCGATCTGGCTCCGATCCTTGCCATTCTCGTCGGCGCTACGTCAGCGTTATTTGTGTTCAATTTGAACGGCAAGATTTTTCTCGGCGACGGTGGGAGCTACGGACTCGCTGCATTTGTGGGCATGTTTGCTATATATATCTATCAAAGATCGGACATATTGATGTCGGCCGATCAGGTGGGGCTAATGTTCATGATCCCTGTCGGTGACATGGCCCGGTTAATGATCGCGCGCATACGTGCCGGGGTATCCCCAATGAAACCGGATCGAAACCATTTGCATCATTTGCTGCAAGAGCGGATTGGATGGAGAAATGGATTGTTTACTTATTGGGGGATGGTATTTCTTCCGACCATAATCGCATTCACATTGCCATCGTCGAGCTGGGCAATGATTCTGCTTTCATTCGTCTGCTATTGTCTTGTCTTGGCATACTGCAAACGCGACAGAAAAGACGTTTTTCCCGTCGCGTGA
- a CDS encoding TIGR03084 family metal-binding protein: protein MMQEARDFKDESDTLAAVLADAGDDVFATITQFKSWTIEDVIGHLHIWNAAALMTLQDPDAFKQFLHDMMAAFKTGKGHIDVQYEWLDKHAGGIRGKALFDAYCDYYPKLAAAYGEADSEHRVGWAGPDMTTRSKIIARQMETWSHGQEIFDILGQQRQDGDRIRNIAHLGVTTYGWTFRNRRQEPPAPKPFVQLTAPSGAVWEWNDPQDDNMVKGSAVEFSQVVTQTRNIDDTALETVGDTARQWMEIAQCFAGGPENPPAKGTRSAVTS, encoded by the coding sequence ATGATGCAGGAAGCCCGGGATTTCAAGGACGAAAGCGACACGCTGGCAGCCGTGCTCGCCGATGCGGGGGACGACGTCTTTGCGACCATCACCCAGTTCAAGAGCTGGACGATAGAGGATGTCATCGGCCATCTGCACATCTGGAACGCGGCGGCGTTGATGACCCTGCAGGATCCGGATGCCTTCAAGCAGTTTCTGCACGACATGATGGCCGCCTTCAAGACCGGCAAGGGCCATATCGATGTGCAATATGAATGGCTGGACAAGCATGCCGGCGGAATCCGCGGCAAGGCGCTGTTCGACGCCTATTGCGACTATTATCCGAAGCTCGCCGCCGCTTATGGCGAGGCTGATTCCGAACATCGTGTCGGCTGGGCCGGACCGGACATGACCACGCGCTCCAAAATCATCGCCCGCCAGATGGAAACATGGTCGCACGGGCAGGAGATATTCGACATATTGGGGCAGCAACGTCAGGATGGCGATCGCATCCGCAATATCGCCCATCTCGGCGTCACCACCTATGGCTGGACCTTCCGCAATCGCCGTCAGGAACCGCCCGCACCGAAACCCTTCGTCCAGCTGACCGCACCATCGGGGGCTGTCTGGGAATGGAATGACCCGCAGGATGATAATATGGTAAAAGGAAGCGCGGTGGAATTCTCGCAGGTCGTGACCCAGACCCGCAATATCGATGACACTGCGCTCGAGACTGTTGGCGACACCGCCCGCCAGTGGATGGAAATCGCGCAATGTTTCGCTGGCGGTCCGGAAAACCCGCCGGCAAAAGGAACACGGAGTGCCGTAACCAGCTGA
- a CDS encoding tetratricopeptide repeat-containing protein, whose amino-acid sequence MPTLHQILSIARAGNPARAWALFHSSGWDARLDDRKALTLKGRLLKDQAKAADGPDRARLYGEAAEAYAAAAALERDSYPLINAAALALLGGKPERARSLARETLALLESDPEQGENAYWRAATRAEALLLLGDETGARAALADGIGKLPRAWEDHAATIGQFELILAEQGKDAAWLDRHRPPPSLYFSGIIGLDETDPTIRQDIDAIIAREQPGFGFGALAAGADILIAEALHRAGVELHVILPYPVDRFRELSVAPFGGHWLARFDALVEAAARLDVLAELPDEEERSIGVAVELADLVAMGQCVRNAGVLQSRPKALTITGIGDAPRHQHLVWAETGHDQFAISVARKADHQSITGLSDEETREVAAILRVEDLDRDVLSQLPEAARAFQTAGDGQYRISTNIAEMLATGRSLLQHNSDSRISLLIDIMDPQRPAASLLEQAGDMARASGGGAALTDYKSAMVLTLEPGRHAVEEIGELQTAHGPLSLWSLA is encoded by the coding sequence GTGCCCACCCTCCACCAAATCCTCTCAATCGCCCGCGCAGGTAACCCCGCGCGGGCGTGGGCATTGTTCCATTCTTCCGGCTGGGATGCACGCCTTGATGATCGCAAGGCGCTCACCCTAAAAGGCCGTCTGCTCAAGGATCAGGCGAAGGCTGCCGACGGGCCTGACCGCGCCCGGCTTTATGGCGAAGCGGCGGAGGCATATGCGGCGGCAGCGGCGCTGGAGCGGGATAGCTATCCGCTGATCAATGCCGCCGCGCTGGCGCTGCTGGGGGGCAAGCCGGAGCGGGCGCGGTCGCTGGCTCGGGAAACGCTGGCGTTGCTCGAAAGCGATCCGGAGCAGGGCGAAAATGCCTATTGGCGGGCCGCGACGCGGGCGGAGGCCTTGCTGTTGCTGGGCGACGAAACCGGGGCGCGGGCGGCGCTGGCCGACGGGATCGGCAAACTGCCCCGGGCCTGGGAAGATCATGCCGCGACCATAGGCCAGTTTGAACTGATCCTTGCCGAGCAGGGGAAGGACGCTGCCTGGCTCGACCGTCACCGTCCGCCGCCCAGCCTCTATTTCAGCGGCATCATCGGGCTCGACGAGACAGACCCGACCATCCGGCAGGATATCGATGCGATAATCGCACGCGAACAGCCGGGCTTCGGCTTTGGCGCGCTGGCGGCGGGAGCGGACATATTGATCGCAGAGGCGCTGCACAGGGCGGGCGTGGAGCTTCATGTCATCTTGCCCTATCCGGTCGATCGCTTTCGTGAATTGTCGGTTGCACCTTTTGGCGGACATTGGCTCGCCCGCTTTGATGCGCTGGTCGAGGCGGCGGCCCGGCTCGATGTGCTGGCCGAACTGCCTGACGAGGAAGAACGGTCGATCGGGGTTGCGGTGGAGCTGGCCGATCTGGTGGCTATGGGCCAGTGCGTCCGCAACGCCGGGGTGCTGCAGAGCCGCCCGAAGGCGCTCACGATTACCGGGATCGGCGATGCACCGCGCCACCAACATCTGGTCTGGGCCGAGACCGGTCACGATCAATTTGCCATTTCCGTTGCCCGCAAGGCGGATCACCAGTCGATCACCGGGCTCTCCGACGAGGAGACCAGAGAGGTTGCCGCGATTCTCCGGGTGGAGGATCTTGACCGGGATGTGCTGTCACAGCTTCCCGAAGCTGCCCGCGCGTTTCAGACTGCCGGCGATGGCCAGTACAGGATTTCAACCAATATTGCGGAAATGCTGGCGACCGGCCGGTCGCTGTTGCAGCACAATAGCGACAGCCGGATCAGCCTGCTCATCGATATCATGGATCCGCAAAGGCCTGCGGCCTCGTTGCTGGAACAGGCCGGTGACATGGCGCGCGCTTCGGGCGGCGGAGCGGCTCTGACCGACTATAAATCCGCGATGGTCCTGACGCTTGAACCGGGCAGGCATGCGGTCGAGGAGATCGGCGAATTGCAGACCGCTCACGGCCCGCTGTCTCTATGGTCCCTCGCCTGA